From Candidatus Angelobacter sp.:
GAGGCCCGTTGCCACAATCCACGTCTTTCCCAGGTGTTGATCGAAGACGACGAGGCTGTCGTATAATCCCACGTGGCAATCGGGCCATTCGAGATCGTTGACTGCTCTTTGTGGGAGTCGCGGCTCGACGAAATTCTTCAAATCGTAACCCCAGTAACCGAAGCAGCCGCCCAGCGGAAAGGGCAGGTCAACCTCATCCAGGAGTTCATAGCGCGCCATCAGGCTGTCGAGGACACGCCACGGGTTGCCAAACTGAACATGGCGGCCTGCGCGTGAGCGCAGCTCACATCGCGAGCCGGATGAACGGAAGGTGAGGAACGGCCGCGCCGCGGCGAACGAATACCGTGCCTGCCGCGAATCAAAAAGCGAGCTCTGCAAAAATACGACTCCGGGTTCGGTGCGGAGTTGCTGGACAAGCGACTCCGGCGAAGGCGGCGTGTCTGCTTCGTGGATCGAAGGGCGCATTTGGACTTGGGTCTCGATCGCGGCGCGGTTCTACGTCCTCTTAAAGCACAGAAAACCGGGGGCGGCAAGTGGGCGATGAATCAGGGTTTGCGCGCCGTCCTCCATACCAGCCAGGTGGATTCGTCGAGCAGGGTGGCTTTGCTGGCGTAAACCGCGTTTTCGGGCGCACCGTCGCGCAACGCCGTGGCGCCGCGGTTCAACCCGGCCTGCGGAGCGTGGTGGGCCAGCATTTGCACAAGCAGGCCCGCTTTCTGGGCGAGATTCAACTCCGGGCGGTCGAAACAATATTTGAACTGAAACGCGGCGGCCTCGGTCTGGAAGCGAATTGCGCCGCCCGTTAGAAAAATGTCAATCAACAAGGCCGAATCATCTTCCACTTTGTGCCGGACATCCGTGACGACCCTTGTGCGGGCTCCACGGATCGGATCGAATGTTGTCACTTTGTTTTCGGTGCGGGTCGTGGTCATGTCGAAGTGGCGGACGGTGCCCGCGGAGATCAGTATGAGATGCTGCCACGGCACCGGGACCGCCCGGCCGAGAGGATCGTAAATCACCAGCGACTCAGGCTGGCATTCCATCCGGCGGACGAATTTCGCGTCGGGCAGTCTTGGCAGATGACCGGCATCGACGATTTCGGTTGCGATCCCTTCACTTTTCAGGGCGCGTTGCAACAGACCTGCGTCATCCGCCGAAAGATTTTTTAGGAGAATCCCGCAGGCGTCGTTGGCGAGTTTGACGGCGTCGGCATCCGTCAGTGCCTTGAGCGACTTGAAGGCGCGTTTGAGTTGGTCCGCGCCTGGCGCGACGGATTTTGCCTGAACGAGACAGTAGGGCATATCAGATGAGCAGGTCGCTCGTTGAAATCGCGCCGGGTTTTAACGACGTCACCAGCGCCAGGTTCAGGTTTTCCGGCCGGAGAAAGTCGCGTGCCACCGCCCGAACTTCGCTGGCGGTGACCTGAGTGAGCCGGCGTTTGATTTCCGCGGGGGGAATGACCCTGCCACAGCCGAGCAGTTGTTCGCCCAGCCACATCATACGGCTTTCGGTGCTTTCCAGGCCGAGGTCAAACTGGCCGATGATGTAGTCGCGTGCGCGGCGGAGTTCGGCGCCGGACGGCGGCCTTTCGACGAGTTGGCGGAACTCGCGCAGGACAAGCCGCAGCGTTTTCGACAAATTACCCGTGTCGAGGCCCGCGGAGATCACCAGATCGCCTGTGTCGTCGAAAAAGCTCAACGAACTGTAGATGCTATAGGCGAGGCCGCGGTCTTCACGAACGACCTGAAACAGGCGTGAACTCATGTTCTCGCCCAGAATCGTATTGAGCAGACGCAACGCGAAGCGCCGCTCGTCGTGGCGGGAGCAGGTACGAACCCCGAGCGCAAACTGGGTTTGTTCCGTTTTTTTTGTAAATAGGCGAAAGCGTGGTTCGGTTTGGCTGTTTTGAGCGGGGGTGAAGCATGGCCTCCGGCCACGCGGGAAACGCGAGGCCAGGCGCGCGATGGCTTTGGTCACGCGCTTGTGCGAGAGGTTGCCCGCGACGGCGATCAACGTCGCTCCAGTCACATAATTGGTCCGTTGAAAATCCAGCAGGCGGGAGCGTTTCAGCGCATCCAGGGTTTTGTCCGTCCCGGTCAGGGGCCGGCCAAGCGGCTGATTTGGCCAGAGTGTTTCGTTGAGGAGTTCCTGGACATGATGCTGCGGCTGGTCCAGATACATCGCCATTTCCTCCTTGATGACGCCCCGCTCCTTTTCGATTTCGACGGGATCGAATTTGGAGTCAAGGAACATGTCGGTCAGCACTTCCAGCAGTTCGCCGAAACGGTCGTGGCGCGCCTTCGAGTAAAAGCAGGTGCTTTCCTCGCCCGTGAAAGCGTTCAGGTAACCGCCGCCGCCCTCGACCGCCTGGGAAATCTCCCGGGCCGAGCGTTTACGCGTGCCTTTGAATAGCATGTGCTCGATGAAATGGGAAGCGCCGTTCAGTTCCGCCGGTTCATACCGCCCGCCCACGCCGACCCACAGACCCAGACTCACGCTGGCCATGTGCGGCATCTCTGCGGTCGCGACTGTAAGACCGTTGGGGAGACGGGTGATCTGGTGCATAACAATGGAAGGCGGCGGAAGAGTCCGGGAACGTCAGGCGATGGCCGGAGGGTG
This genomic window contains:
- a CDS encoding pitrilysin family protein produces the protein MHQITRLPNGLTVATAEMPHMASVSLGLWVGVGGRYEPAELNGASHFIEHMLFKGTRKRSAREISQAVEGGGGYLNAFTGEESTCFYSKARHDRFGELLEVLTDMFLDSKFDPVEIEKERGVIKEEMAMYLDQPQHHVQELLNETLWPNQPLGRPLTGTDKTLDALKRSRLLDFQRTNYVTGATLIAVAGNLSHKRVTKAIARLASRFPRGRRPCFTPAQNSQTEPRFRLFTKKTEQTQFALGVRTCSRHDERRFALRLLNTILGENMSSRLFQVVREDRGLAYSIYSSLSFFDDTGDLVISAGLDTGNLSKTLRLVLREFRQLVERPPSGAELRRARDYIIGQFDLGLESTESRMMWLGEQLLGCGRVIPPAEIKRRLTQVTASEVRAVARDFLRPENLNLALVTSLKPGAISTSDLLI